Proteins encoded by one window of Salmonirosea aquatica:
- a CDS encoding vanadium-dependent haloperoxidase, producing MRTIFLSIVLVWVFAPIFAQDWKTQTEQADYIHRAIKQVTDVMVYDIYSPPVTSRTYAYVSVAAYETLIQDQGTYLSLAGQLHGLKPIPAPDQTRPYSPTLAAVHAILTTGKTFVISEEKIEAFEKNILAEIKAKGTPTDVFDHSIAYGKQVADHIIAWAREDQYKQTRSLPLYRVRNDAASWKPTPPAYIKAIEPNWNKLRTFVMDSAAQFKPVPPPAFSTDTNSVFYKDAYTVYRQVRNNSPEQLAIARFWDCNPFTMNVRGHVMYATKKISPNGHWMNITRLACKQANADAVQAAEAYACLAVTLADCFISCWDEKYRSSVIRPETYINQHIDPSWLPVLQTPPFPEYTSGHSVVSSGAAVMLTKLFGDNFAFADSSEVEFGLPVRHFASFRVAANEAAISRLYGGIHYMPAITNGQKEGFTIGEFFVGKLQTRKE from the coding sequence ATGAGGACAATTTTTCTTTCCATTGTATTGGTCTGGGTATTCGCGCCTATTTTTGCGCAAGACTGGAAAACCCAAACCGAACAGGCGGACTACATCCACCGGGCCATCAAGCAGGTCACGGATGTGATGGTGTACGATATTTATTCGCCGCCCGTCACCAGCCGTACCTACGCCTACGTATCGGTGGCCGCTTACGAAACCCTGATTCAGGATCAGGGTACCTACCTTAGCCTGGCCGGTCAGCTCCACGGCCTGAAACCCATTCCGGCCCCTGACCAAACCCGCCCCTACAGCCCTACCCTCGCGGCGGTCCACGCCATCCTGACCACCGGGAAAACCTTCGTAATTTCCGAGGAAAAGATCGAGGCATTCGAAAAGAACATCTTGGCCGAAATTAAGGCGAAAGGTACCCCCACCGACGTTTTCGACCATTCCATCGCCTACGGAAAGCAGGTAGCCGACCACATCATTGCCTGGGCCAGGGAGGATCAGTACAAGCAGACCCGCTCGCTGCCCCTGTACCGGGTCCGCAACGATGCCGCCTCGTGGAAACCCACCCCACCCGCCTACATCAAGGCCATCGAACCCAACTGGAACAAGCTGCGGACGTTCGTAATGGATTCCGCCGCGCAGTTCAAGCCGGTACCCCCACCCGCCTTTTCGACGGACACCAACAGCGTTTTTTACAAAGACGCCTACACCGTGTACCGGCAGGTCAGGAACAACTCGCCGGAACAACTGGCCATCGCCCGGTTCTGGGACTGTAACCCGTTTACGATGAACGTGCGGGGGCACGTGATGTACGCCACCAAGAAAATATCGCCCAACGGCCACTGGATGAACATCACCCGCCTGGCCTGCAAACAAGCCAACGCCGATGCCGTGCAAGCGGCGGAAGCTTACGCCTGCCTGGCCGTCACACTGGCCGACTGCTTCATCAGTTGTTGGGACGAAAAGTACCGCAGTTCGGTCATCAGGCCCGAAACCTATATCAATCAGCACATCGACCCTTCCTGGCTGCCAGTGCTCCAAACCCCGCCCTTCCCCGAATACACGAGCGGGCATAGCGTGGTGTCGTCCGGGGCGGCCGTGATGCTCACCAAACTCTTCGGCGACAATTTCGCCTTTGCCGACTCCTCCGAGGTGGAGTTTGGCCTGCCCGTCCGGCATTTTGCCTCCTTCCGGGTCGCCGCCAATGAAGCCGCCATCAGCCGTTTATACGGCGGCATTCACTACATGCCTGCCATTACCAACGGACAGAAAGAAGGCTTTACCATCGGGGAGTTTTTTGTGGGAAAGCTGCAGACGCGGAAGGAGTGA
- a CDS encoding VCBS repeat-containing protein, whose amino-acid sequence MNIRKLTLYLSLIALLAMLIGPASGQPAPTLFKLLPAAQTGIAFANQLTESDTLNILNQANIYNGGGVGIGDFNRDGLMDVYFAGNMVSNKLYLNQGKLKFTDITDQARVGGQGHWCTGVSVVDINGDGWPDIYLSASFRSDPKLRTNLLYINKGLNKAGVPEFEEQAAAYGLADDGFSTQAYFFDYDKDGDLDMYQVTNEIYDPRTPIHFRAKLTDGSAKNTDRLYRNNGNGTFSDVSKAAGITIEGWGHAAAITDLNQDGWPDIYVANDFVSNDLCFINNGDGTFTNQLDAYFKHTGWNAMGTDAVDINNDGYVDVISLEMLPENNLRKKRMLSGNEYYNYLNSAQYGYNHQYVRNVLQINSGPTPLGHPVFNDAAFMAGVYQTDWSWCPLVADFDNDGYRDLIITNGLPRDVTDLDYIEYNNGQSGAGKGFTLAMTDSLPVVKLANYAYRNTNGLVFENTTQAWGMDQLSFGNGAAYADLDNDGDLDVVVNNINDLAFVYENTLNPAAHHLTVSFAGAKGNEASLGANVRIYYAGNRQQFYEHQPARGYLSTDDSRAHFGLGELARLDSLVVTWPDGKQQLLKNVSVDKPLTLSYKDANARRNKPAAFPVSTLFTDVGKKYGLQYKSQEKDFPDFDVQPTLPHKLSQSGPPIAVGDIDNNGFDDFYVGGTSGVPGVFFMQDAQGKFTQDATRFLEKEDRFYEDMGTLLFDADNDGDLDLYLVSGSYEIPPGNAFSNDQLFLNNGKGKFTKSPDALPAGLTNGSCVKAADFDGDGDLDLFVGGRVVSGAYPVPPRSFLLRNDGGKFVDVTDEFFPPLKHIGLVTDALWSDYDNDGKPDLILTGEWLPVIFLKNIGTSFVAFKTGTEPYTGWWNSLVAGDFDNDGDMDYVAGNLGLNTNYTATPQEPMILLAKDIDSNGSIDPMVFCYMKADDGSRQPFPIASRDDLVAQVITMRKKFPTFKSYGLATLTDVWSESDRENALIMQATEMRSSYLENKGDGYFEMKPLPLAAQAAPIFGMKAEDVDGNGTLDLVLVGNDYGMDPNSGRHDAFNGLVLQGDGKGNFSPMPVAKSGFFVPGDAKSLATLHTAKNEDILLATQNQDSLVVFGRGNVYQKNIGQWIKLKADDFSAEIEYKDGSKRRVEFSYGDTYLSQSSRQWPVGKNVRKIAITNFQGKKRVVD is encoded by the coding sequence ATGAATATACGGAAACTCACGCTGTACCTTTCCCTGATCGCCCTGCTGGCAATGCTCATCGGCCCGGCTTCGGGGCAGCCTGCTCCTACCCTGTTCAAGTTATTGCCCGCCGCCCAAACCGGCATTGCCTTCGCCAACCAGCTCACCGAAAGCGACACGCTCAATATTCTCAATCAGGCCAACATCTACAACGGCGGCGGCGTGGGCATCGGCGATTTCAACCGCGACGGGCTGATGGACGTGTATTTTGCGGGCAACATGGTATCCAACAAGCTGTACCTCAACCAGGGAAAACTGAAATTTACGGACATTACCGACCAGGCCCGAGTAGGTGGACAAGGCCACTGGTGCACGGGCGTATCGGTGGTGGACATCAACGGGGACGGATGGCCGGATATCTACCTGTCGGCCTCCTTTCGCAGCGATCCCAAACTACGCACCAACCTGTTGTACATCAATAAAGGTTTGAATAAAGCGGGCGTACCGGAATTTGAGGAGCAAGCCGCGGCGTACGGACTGGCCGACGACGGATTCAGCACGCAGGCCTACTTTTTCGACTACGACAAAGACGGCGACCTCGACATGTATCAGGTTACCAACGAAATATACGACCCTCGGACGCCCATTCATTTCCGGGCCAAACTCACCGACGGCAGCGCCAAAAACACCGACCGCCTCTACCGCAACAACGGCAACGGGACTTTCAGTGACGTATCCAAAGCGGCGGGCATCACCATCGAAGGCTGGGGCCACGCCGCGGCCATCACGGACCTCAACCAGGATGGCTGGCCGGATATCTACGTAGCCAACGATTTCGTATCCAATGACCTGTGTTTCATCAATAACGGCGATGGTACCTTTACCAACCAACTGGACGCCTACTTCAAACATACCGGCTGGAACGCCATGGGTACCGATGCCGTGGACATCAATAACGATGGCTACGTGGACGTGATTTCGCTGGAAATGCTGCCCGAAAACAACCTGCGGAAGAAGCGGATGCTGAGCGGCAATGAGTACTACAACTACCTCAACAGTGCGCAGTACGGCTACAACCATCAGTACGTGCGCAATGTGCTGCAAATCAACAGCGGACCTACCCCACTGGGGCATCCGGTTTTCAACGATGCGGCCTTTATGGCGGGCGTCTATCAGACCGACTGGAGCTGGTGCCCGCTGGTGGCCGATTTCGACAACGACGGCTACCGTGATCTGATCATCACCAATGGCCTGCCCCGCGACGTGACCGACCTCGACTACATCGAATACAACAACGGCCAAAGTGGCGCGGGTAAGGGCTTCACCCTAGCCATGACCGACTCGCTGCCGGTGGTTAAGCTGGCCAACTACGCCTACCGCAATACCAACGGCCTGGTGTTCGAGAACACCACCCAAGCCTGGGGCATGGATCAGCTGTCGTTTGGCAACGGCGCCGCCTACGCCGACCTCGATAACGACGGCGACCTCGACGTAGTCGTCAACAATATCAACGACCTAGCTTTTGTGTATGAGAACACCCTGAACCCCGCGGCGCATCACCTGACCGTCAGTTTTGCGGGCGCGAAGGGCAATGAAGCCAGTCTCGGGGCCAATGTTCGGATATACTATGCGGGCAATCGTCAGCAATTCTACGAGCATCAGCCCGCGCGGGGGTACCTTTCCACCGACGACAGCCGCGCACATTTTGGTTTGGGCGAGTTAGCCCGGCTGGATTCGCTGGTGGTCACCTGGCCGGATGGCAAACAACAACTCCTGAAAAACGTCAGCGTGGATAAGCCACTTACCCTTTCGTATAAAGATGCCAACGCTCGCCGTAACAAGCCCGCTGCTTTCCCGGTCTCGACGCTTTTTACGGACGTTGGGAAGAAATATGGCCTGCAGTACAAATCCCAGGAAAAGGATTTTCCCGATTTCGACGTGCAACCTACCCTACCCCACAAGCTGAGTCAGTCCGGTCCGCCGATTGCGGTGGGCGATATCGACAACAATGGTTTCGATGATTTTTACGTCGGGGGTACCTCGGGGGTACCCGGTGTGTTTTTCATGCAGGATGCTCAGGGAAAATTTACGCAGGACGCCACGCGGTTTTTGGAAAAAGAGGACCGCTTCTACGAAGACATGGGCACCTTACTGTTCGATGCCGACAATGACGGCGATCTCGACCTGTACCTGGTGAGCGGCAGCTATGAGATTCCGCCCGGCAATGCGTTCAGCAACGACCAATTGTTTTTGAACAATGGAAAAGGCAAATTCACTAAATCCCCTGACGCCCTACCCGCCGGACTCACGAACGGCTCCTGCGTGAAAGCGGCGGATTTTGACGGCGACGGTGACCTCGACCTGTTCGTGGGGGGACGGGTCGTTTCGGGGGCGTATCCCGTACCGCCCCGGAGCTTTCTGCTACGCAACGACGGCGGAAAATTTGTGGACGTGACGGACGAGTTTTTCCCACCCCTCAAACACATCGGCCTGGTGACCGATGCCCTGTGGAGCGACTACGACAACGACGGCAAGCCCGACCTCATCCTGACCGGCGAATGGCTGCCCGTTATTTTTCTTAAAAACATAGGTACCTCGTTTGTAGCGTTCAAAACGGGTACCGAGCCGTACACGGGCTGGTGGAACAGCCTGGTGGCGGGCGATTTTGACAACGACGGCGATATGGACTACGTAGCCGGCAACCTGGGCCTCAACACCAACTACACGGCTACGCCGCAGGAGCCCATGATCTTGCTGGCCAAGGATATCGACAGCAATGGCTCCATCGATCCGATGGTGTTCTGCTACATGAAAGCCGACGACGGCAGCCGCCAACCGTTTCCCATTGCCTCACGCGACGACCTGGTGGCGCAGGTCATCACGATGCGTAAGAAATTCCCGACTTTCAAATCGTACGGGCTAGCTACCCTCACGGATGTGTGGAGCGAGAGCGACCGCGAGAATGCCCTCATCATGCAGGCCACCGAAATGCGCAGCAGCTACCTCGAAAATAAAGGCGACGGGTACTTTGAAATGAAACCCCTCCCGCTGGCCGCGCAGGCCGCTCCTATTTTCGGCATGAAAGCCGAGGATGTGGATGGCAATGGTACCCTCGATCTGGTGCTGGTGGGCAACGACTACGGCATGGACCCCAACAGCGGCCGCCACGATGCCTTCAACGGCTTAGTGCTGCAAGGCGACGGAAAGGGAAATTTCAGTCCGATGCCGGTAGCGAAAAGTGGCTTTTTCGTGCCGGGCGACGCCAAGTCCCTGGCCACGCTGCATACCGCCAAAAATGAGGACATTCTGCTGGCTACCCAGAATCAGGATAGTCTGGTGGTGTTTGGGAGAGGAAATGTCTACCAGAAAAATATCGGCCAATGGATTAAGCTGAAAGCGGATGATTTTTCGGCGGAGATTGAGTACAAAGACGGCAGCAAGCGGCGGGTAGAATTCTCTTACGGCGACACTTACCTATCGCAATCTTCCCGCCAATGGCCCGTTGGTAAAAATGTCCGGAAGATCGCCATAACGAACTTTCAGGGCAAAAAAAGAGTGGTAGATTAA
- a CDS encoding Uma2 family endonuclease produces MIATKYGVQSTKPRTKVPDYLIYEIMDGQPIHYKGYRDVMLGSKKFSEIMGSSALQSLIVTYLVVLLGNLLKGSKYRMLTSEVGIHLDKRNNLAGDVLIFDKERMPIESIGEHFANVPPKIAIEVDILADPSDIDPTTYVFNKTQKLLDFGVEKVIWITTKAKKVTVATAHTDWQTMDWNREIEVLDGITFNVGEYLTSEGSPFA; encoded by the coding sequence ATGATAGCGACAAAATATGGCGTACAAAGTACAAAACCCCGTACGAAGGTACCCGATTATTTGATTTACGAAATCATGGACGGGCAACCGATCCACTACAAAGGGTATCGGGACGTAATGTTGGGTAGTAAAAAGTTTTCTGAAATTATGGGATCAAGTGCCTTGCAATCGCTGATCGTTACTTATCTGGTTGTCCTGCTCGGTAATCTGTTGAAAGGGTCGAAGTACAGGATGCTAACCAGCGAAGTTGGTATTCACCTCGACAAGCGGAACAATTTAGCGGGCGACGTGCTCATTTTTGACAAAGAACGTATGCCTATTGAAAGTATCGGTGAACATTTTGCCAACGTACCACCCAAAATAGCCATTGAAGTGGATATACTGGCTGATCCCAGCGATATAGATCCTACGACCTACGTTTTCAACAAGACTCAAAAACTGCTTGACTTTGGCGTGGAAAAAGTGATCTGGATTACAACCAAAGCTAAAAAAGTGACCGTGGCTACTGCTCACACCGATTGGCAAACCATGGACTGGAACAGGGAAATCGAAGTGCTGGACGGAATCACTTTTAATGTAGGTGAGTACCTGACCAGCGAAGGTTCGCCTTTCGCCTAG
- a CDS encoding sensor histidine kinase: MLVFGTVSFIVIIVFLVSFVGLYQKKQFQYQAEKIALKNSYEREILESQLAVQNSTLQHVSQDLHDNVGQLLMVAGLNLRTLKEKAQKTDLLGQIQQTDEIVRQAIAEIRALTKSLDGEFVNRFGLLESLNYEMERLTKTQQIKADLTVEGESYALSHEHEIVLFRMVQESLSNTMKYAEARHIRVQLAYQPNRLILEVEDDGKGFDLAEVLSRELADSGAGLKNMQRRARLIGGTCDFHPTVGQGTKITITVPRTTGTL, from the coding sequence TTGCTCGTATTCGGTACGGTATCCTTTATTGTTATCATTGTTTTTCTGGTTTCGTTTGTCGGACTCTACCAAAAGAAGCAATTCCAGTACCAGGCCGAAAAAATAGCGCTCAAAAACAGCTACGAACGGGAGATTCTGGAATCACAGCTAGCCGTGCAAAACAGTACCCTGCAACACGTCAGTCAGGATCTACACGACAATGTCGGTCAACTGCTCATGGTGGCGGGGCTCAACCTGCGTACCCTGAAGGAAAAAGCCCAAAAGACGGATCTACTGGGTCAGATTCAACAAACCGACGAGATCGTCCGGCAGGCAATTGCAGAGATCCGGGCGCTCACCAAAAGTCTGGATGGCGAATTTGTCAATCGATTTGGCCTTTTGGAAAGCCTGAACTACGAGATGGAACGGCTTACCAAAACCCAGCAAATCAAGGCGGACCTGACGGTAGAAGGCGAATCCTACGCACTGAGCCACGAACACGAAATCGTCCTGTTTCGCATGGTGCAGGAATCGCTGAGCAACACGATGAAATACGCCGAAGCCCGGCACATTCGGGTTCAGCTGGCCTACCAACCCAATCGATTGATACTGGAAGTCGAGGACGACGGAAAGGGGTTCGACCTGGCAGAAGTCCTGAGTCGGGAACTTGCGGACTCGGGGGCCGGTCTGAAAAACATGCAACGACGGGCCAGGTTGATCGGGGGTACCTGCGATTTTCATCCCACCGTGGGGCAGGGTACTAAAATTACGATCACCGTTCCCCGAACGACCGGTACCCTCTGA
- a CDS encoding Gfo/Idh/MocA family protein — MSFSSNRRQFIKQGSAAALGLTLLPGFTRRVAPSDRLRVAHIGINGMGTNHLKWFAALPEVETVALCDLDETHLAKAKGTLLELKPNAKVDTYGDFRKILERKDIDAITCATPDHWHAQVAILAFEAGKDVYGEKPLSYSVREGQQMLKSQQKHDRIFQLGTQIHAGDNYHRVVELIRAGTLGKVHTVRLWKSGAPPIMGAPQYQEPPATLNWDYWLGPAPYSPYSPERCHFTYRYFLDYSGGVFQDFWCHIADVVWWSLNPQNLTSISARGEKSEGAGNTPKWIDVDYQFDGLKIHWTTDPPKVPGAEKRGIGAYFEGDKGTLLCDYGSREITINGVVMPDIDTVPITLTRSPGHQQNFVDAVKNRTQPESNLEYARLMTMPMHLGLISWRLGRPLRWNARREKFRGDAEANDLLSRKYRKGWDWI; from the coding sequence ATGTCTTTCTCTTCGAATCGCCGCCAGTTCATCAAGCAGGGCAGCGCCGCCGCTCTTGGCCTCACGCTGTTGCCGGGCTTTACCCGCCGGGTAGCCCCCAGCGACCGCCTGCGCGTGGCGCATATCGGCATCAATGGTATGGGTACCAACCATTTGAAATGGTTCGCCGCCCTGCCCGAGGTAGAAACCGTGGCCCTCTGCGACCTGGACGAAACGCACTTGGCCAAGGCCAAAGGTACCCTGCTCGAATTGAAGCCCAATGCCAAGGTCGATACCTACGGCGATTTTCGTAAGATTCTGGAACGCAAAGACATCGACGCCATCACCTGCGCTACCCCTGACCACTGGCACGCGCAGGTAGCAATCCTGGCGTTTGAGGCGGGCAAGGATGTGTACGGTGAGAAACCGCTGTCGTATAGCGTGCGAGAGGGTCAGCAGATGCTCAAATCCCAGCAGAAGCACGACCGGATTTTTCAGCTGGGTACCCAGATTCACGCGGGCGACAACTACCACCGCGTGGTGGAGCTAATCCGCGCGGGTACCCTGGGCAAGGTACATACCGTGCGGCTCTGGAAGTCGGGCGCGCCGCCGATTATGGGGGCACCGCAGTACCAGGAACCGCCCGCCACCCTCAACTGGGATTATTGGCTGGGCCCCGCGCCGTATTCGCCCTACTCGCCCGAGCGTTGTCATTTTACCTACCGCTATTTTCTGGATTATTCCGGCGGGGTGTTTCAGGATTTCTGGTGCCATATTGCCGACGTGGTATGGTGGTCACTCAACCCGCAGAACCTGACAAGCATCAGCGCGCGCGGTGAGAAATCGGAAGGCGCGGGCAACACGCCCAAATGGATCGACGTAGACTACCAGTTTGACGGCCTGAAAATCCATTGGACTACCGATCCACCCAAGGTACCCGGCGCCGAAAAGCGGGGCATCGGCGCCTACTTCGAAGGCGACAAGGGTACCCTCCTCTGCGACTACGGCAGCCGCGAAATCACGATCAACGGCGTGGTGATGCCGGATATCGACACGGTACCCATTACGCTCACGCGCTCGCCGGGCCATCAGCAGAACTTCGTGGATGCCGTCAAGAACCGCACCCAGCCCGAATCCAACCTGGAATACGCCCGCCTGATGACGATGCCCATGCACCTGGGGCTGATCTCGTGGCGGCTGGGTCGTCCGCTCCGCTGGAACGCCCGGCGTGAGAAATTCCGGGGCGACGCCGAAGCCAACGATCTGCTGTCGCGGAAGTACCGCAAGGGCTGGGACTGGATTTAG